A window of Roseiflexus castenholzii DSM 13941 genomic DNA:
AGATTGAATGGAAGGACATCTTCGGCACCGGCATTACCGCCTCAACGACGCCACTCTATCTGCCAGCGTCGATCCTGATGGTGGTGGTGCTGATTACCTTCTTCCTCCATCGTATGAGCCGCAACGAACTCCAACTGGCAATCAGCGACTCGAGCAAGGTGATTTTGGGCGCAGGCTTTGTCCTGATCTTCACCGTGCCGATGGTGCGCGTCTACATTAACTCAGGAGTCAACGCGCTTGGCATCTCCAGTATGCCAATCAGTATGGCGGAGTGGGTGGCGGTGAATGTGGGCGGCATCTGGCCCCTCTTCGCGCCGACTATCGGTGCGTTGGGGGCGTTCATCGCGGGGAGCAACACGGTCAGCAATCTGATGTTCAGCCTTTTCCAGCATGGCGTCGCCGAACGATTGCTGATCTCAGGCGCTGCGGTTGTCGCGCTCCAATCCGTTGGCGCGGCTGCGGGCAACATGATCGCCATTCACAATGTCGTCGCCGCCTCGGCAACGGTTGGGCTGTTGGGACAGGAGGGCGCGACGCTGCGCAAAACCGCTCTTCCAACGTTTTACTATCTGCTCGTTGCCGGCACAATTGGCTTGATCGCCATTTACGGCTTGAGCGTCAGCGACCCGCTTGTCGCCGAAATGGTGAGAAATGCCGCATCGGGGCAGTAGCAAAACCGGCGTAGAGCGGCATACTCATCCCCCTCTGCGCCACACCATGCCGCGTCCCGGCGCTGCAAGAAAAACGACTGTGAAGATCGTCGTGGCAACCAGCACCACTGCGGCGCCGGACGCGATGTTGATATAGTAACTCAGATAGAGGCCGGAAATGCTCGAAACGGCGCCGATCAGCGCAGCGACCGCCATCATCGCGGGCAGGCGCCGGGTCAGCAGATACGCTGCAGCGCCTGGCGTCACCAGCATGGCTGCGACCAACCCCACGCCGACCGTTTGCAACGACACGACAATCGTGAGCGCAATCAGGAGCAGCAACAACAGCCGCAGCCACTCAACCGGCAGGCGTTGCGTTGCTGCCAGCACAGGATCGAAGGCGACCACCAGGAACTGGCGATAGAATGCCAGGATGGTCAGCAGCACCACAGCGCCGATCCCCGCAATCAGCCACAGGTCGGTCGGACTGACCCCCAACACATTGCCGAACATAATATGAGTCAGATCAACAGCGTAGGTGCGCACACTGCTGATCAGCGCCACACCCAGCGCCAACGCTGCGGCAAAGACGATCCCAATGGCAGTATCCTCTTTGATGGCGCCCTGGCGCGAAAAAAAACTGATCAGCAGCGCCACGACGATAGCGGCGGCGAGCGCGCCCACGAGCAGATTGGCGCCCATCAGATAGGCGACGGCAACGCCTGGGAGCACGGCGTGCGCCAGCGCGTCGCCAAGAAACGCCATCGACCGCAGCACGACATAACATCCAACAATGGCGCACAAGACGCCAACCAACATCGCCGCCAGCATCCCGCGCTGCATGAATCCATACGCAAGGGGCGCGACAATCCAGGACCACAGGGTGTTCATGTGACAATAATGCTTTCCGGTTCAGGTCAATTACAGGCGCACTGATCAACCAGCACCGAACCATCCGGCAGTGTCAGCACCTGCCCGCCGAATGCTTCGGTCAGCAAGTCGCGGCGCAGCGCCTGCGCCGGAGGACCATCGCCGATCAGCCGCCGATTGATGAGGAGCACACGCTCAAAGCGCGCTGCCGCGAGACCGAGGTCGTGCGTCGAGAGGATGATCGTCACTTTCTGATTACGGAGCGCGTCGAGCACGCTGAGCGTTGCCTCCTGAGTGGCCGCGTCTACACCGGTGAACGGCTCATCGAGCAGGAGAATGTGTGGTTCCTGCGCGAGCGCGCGCGCCAGGAACACCCGTTGCTGCTGCCCGCCGGACAACTCGCCAATGGGACGGCGCGCAAGGTGCGCGATGCCCATCAACTCCAACCCGCGCTCGACGGCAGCCCGATCGACCCGGGTTGGGCGCCGGAACCAGCCGAGCCGCCCGAAACGCCCCATCATCACCACATCGGTGACGGTGACCGGAAAGCGCCAGTCCACCTCTTCGCGCTGCGGCACATACGCAACGCAGTCCTGATGCGCACCAGGGGGTAACCCGTGAATGCGGATAGTTCCACTCTGCGGCTTCACCAGACCAACCAGCGCCTTGAAGAGCGTCGATTTACCTGCACCGTTCGGCCCCACCATCACCACACGTTCGCCGTAATCCACACGAAATGAAATATCATCGAGCACCCTCCGTCGCCCATAGGCGACGGTCAGGCGCTCGATCTCCAGGTGCGCCGGTTCGCGGGCAATATGTTCAGAAAGCATCATCCCTGTTGTAGCGCCTCGACGATTTGCTTGACATTGTACCGCATCATATCAAGATATGTTGGCGCAGGTCCATCGGCATCCGAAAGCGAGTGCGTGTAGAGGTCAGAAACAACCCTGATCCCGGTCTCGCGCGCCAGTTGTTCGGCGAGTTGCGGGTTGGCGCCGGTCTCCAGGAAGATCACCTTCACCCCGGCTTCGCGCACCCGGTCGGTCAGTCGCGCCAGTTGCTGCGCCGACGGCGATGCGCCGGTGCTGACGGCAGGCACAATCGTGCCGATAATGCGGAAGCCATAGCGGTCCGCAAAATAGCCGAAACTTTCGTGGTTGGTCACCAGTTTGCGGTTGGCTTCGGGAATCTTCGCAACTTCTTCGGCTATGAAACGATCTAGATCGTTGAGTTGGGCGG
This region includes:
- a CDS encoding metal ABC transporter permease, with the translated sequence MNTLWSWIVAPLAYGFMQRGMLAAMLVGVLCAIVGCYVVLRSMAFLGDALAHAVLPGVAVAYLMGANLLVGALAAAIVVALLISFFSRQGAIKEDTAIGIVFAAALALGVALISSVRTYAVDLTHIMFGNVLGVSPTDLWLIAGIGAVVLLTILAFYRQFLVVAFDPVLAATQRLPVEWLRLLLLLLIALTIVVSLQTVGVGLVAAMLVTPGAAAYLLTRRLPAMMAVAALIGAVSSISGLYLSYYINIASGAAVVLVATTIFTVVFLAAPGRGMVWRRGG
- a CDS encoding metal ABC transporter ATP-binding protein is translated as MMLSEHIAREPAHLEIERLTVAYGRRRVLDDISFRVDYGERVVMVGPNGAGKSTLFKALVGLVKPQSGTIRIHGLPPGAHQDCVAYVPQREEVDWRFPVTVTDVVMMGRFGRLGWFRRPTRVDRAAVERGLELMGIAHLARRPIGELSGGQQQRVFLARALAQEPHILLLDEPFTGVDAATQEATLSVLDALRNQKVTIILSTHDLGLAAARFERVLLINRRLIGDGPPAQALRRDLLTEAFGGQVLTLPDGSVLVDQCACN